The genomic stretch GTGCGCAGCAGGCGCGTAGAGAAACGCTGTGTAGACGGTAAGACAATAAATGACTCCGCCAATGAGCGCCAAAATAACAGCGTGCTTACTCCATAAAAAAGCGAGATCTTTCTTATAGATCAAAATCGGCATCAAAATTAGGAAGGCGATAGCAAAGCGCAGTGCAGCAATGTCCCAAGCACTGATGTGCCACTGTGCATTTAAACGGGCAAAAAGTGTAAACCCGCCCCAAATGCACATGGTCACCAATACAAAAAAATAACCTTGCTTACGGGGAGACATATCAAGACTGCTTACAAACTAGAAAGGCAGCTAGATTATACCTCAGAACGCTGACGGCAAGCCTCATAAAGTGCCATACCCGTTGCCACGCTCACATTTAGACTCTGTAAATTTCCAGACATCGGAATATAAACTTTATGATCACACTGTGCCTGTGTAATTGGGCGTAAACCTGTATCTTCGGCTCCCATCACAATTACGACTGGACCCGCGAAATCACATTTTTGAATTGGCATTGCACTTTCATCCAGCATAGTGCCAATCACACGTGTATGAGTCGTCTCTTTGAGATGGGCTAATGTACGAGCCAAGTTTGTGACTTGAATGAATTTAACTTTTTCGGCTCCACCCGCTGCAACTTTACGAGCTGTTGGGGTTAAACTTGCCGAACGATCACGAGGCACAATCACCGCTTGCACGCCCATTGCAGCAGCTGTACGAATGCAGGCCCCTAAGTTATGCGGGTCTGTCACCTGATCTAGTGCCAATAACAATGCATCTGGGGTCTCAGCCAAAATCTGATCTAGATCTTTTTCATTTAAAGTCGGATGCGGACGTACTGCGGCAACTACACCTTGATGAAATGGTAGACCTGCAAGCTTTTCGAGACTATCACGGCTTGCTTTTTGTACACTGATTCCAAAAGGCTCTGCCAATTGCAAAATCTTTTGCAAACGCTGGTCATCCCTTCCTTTTAAAGTAAACAGGGTTAGCACACGTTCCGGCTCAAGTTCTAACAATGACTCCACTGAATGAACGCCATAATAATATTCCGGTTTTGCCATGCATGACCTCTAACAACGTTTGAGCAAAAAAATAAAAATCCTGCAAAGCCAACTTCACAGGATTTCTTTGGGCATAGTGTACCCGATTTGAATAGGAATTTCTTAGCCTTCTAAATGGCACACATAATCGAGGACTTCATCAGTTTCGATTTTAAAAAGACTATTACCAGGCACATAAAATGATTGGCCTGCACGGAACAACTCACTTTCAGTGCTGTCCGCAATTGTTACGCGACATTCACCTGAAATAATTTCCATACGCTCAGGAACATGCGTCTCAAAAGTTAAAGCCTGCTCAGTCGGCAAAATAACACCTAATGTTTTTTTAGTTCCATCTTCAAATTGCACGGTATGGCTAATACAAGCTCCGCCAAAATAAACGTTTGATTTTTTGATGACCGTTACATGATCAAATTGGGTTGAACTCATGCACACTCTCCAGATAATGCCGTATTTATATAAATTATGATGAATGTAGTTTAATTGTGCCTAAATAACTAATCAATCAGTTTTCATACGGATAGACTTGTAATTTCCACTGCTCTGCCTGAATTTTTTTGGCAAAAGCATGAGGTAAGTTAATCTCAATATTTCGATTAGTAGACACAATTGCATCGTATCTGCAAACTTCGACCTGATTTTCATCTAGGAGTACCCAACACACTCTTTGCGCGGTTGGATGAGCAACTGCTGTAGCAATTACCGGTGAACCGTCATTCATCCCTACATGAAAACTTTCACTGTCGTTTTGCATTAACGCCAGATCATAAGCTGGAAAATCGATAGCCTCTGGATCAAATTGCTGACTGTCGTGTTTCAGCACACTTTGTTTTAAAGTCGGCCAAATACAGTAACGCAAATAATGCTGATCCATCACCCGATTATCCAGATAACGTCCGGTGGCAACATAATCTCTGATATGTGCTTCAATATTATGAAAAATCCCCGTACATCCACCCCACATTCCAGCCAAAACTAACTCAGTATGAGAATAATTATCTCGCATTAAGTGAAACCACTTATCACTTTTGAGCCATTCATCTACAGCCGCTTTTTCACGATGTGACACAATAGAGTCGGCATCACGTATCAGAAAATGCTTAATTGTCGGATCATCCATCACAAAAAAGCGCCAAAATAGGCCAGATAGTTGTTTCTGAGAATCTGTAACCTGAATAACTTGCGCGCCCTTCTCTTTTAAGCGCTGTTGTACAAGTACTGGCACACTTTCATCGACATAAAATCGACACGTCCATTCTGGATAAATCTGTTTGGCAAATTGAGTATTTAAAATAGAGGTTTCACAATAACGAGGGTTGGCTCCAAATAATGAAAAAGCAATAATATTCTCTTTAGGATTTGCACTAAACTCAGGAGGTGCATGATCTGGAATCGCCAAAACAGGTTCACTCTTCGCTAATTCTTTTTTGGTTGCAATTGCCAAGCGCCCAAATTTGATAGTTTCTTCTTTTTTATTTAAATGGTGGCAAACTTCTGTAAGTCCATCATATAAGTTTGTATTTACGTTAGCTCCACTTGCTTGAATCGCTTGTAAATAATGTTGATAGGCGTCGTTATATCGGCCTAAACGTAATTCAGTATAAGCTAAATCTGACAAGGCACCTGGATGCTTAGGAACTAAGCTAACAGCTTGTTTAACATGTTGATAAGCTTTGGCATAATTCCCTTGTGCTGCGGCTTGTTTAAATGCATTAAAATGCTGATTTAAAATTTTATTCATTTCCGCAGGGTTGTTTTTTTTATGGCGGTTGATCATCCCTATTGGTGGTTTCGGTAAGCTTAATGTTTTTTTCATTGTAAATATCCGCAATCTTGCTGTTCTATAATTTCAGTTAGAATAATAGATCACTTGTAGCAAATTCAAAACTTCTCTATCTTTAACCCATAATTTGGCGCGTTGGATGCGTTTATGCTCACACATTTAACTTTAATTAATTTTGCATTAGCTGATCATTTGGCTATTGATATAGAACAAGGATTTAATGTTCTAACAGGCGAAACAGGTGCCGGAAAATCATTATTACTGGATGCACTCTCTGCCTGCCTAGGGGAACGTACAGATACAAATTATGTCCGTTATGGTTCGGACAAAGCGGATATTACCGCTGTTTTTACCTATCAAAATAATAGTCCTGAAGCAAAATGGCTCCAAGACCACGAGCTAGATGATGATTCTGGGGAAATTCATTTACGTCGTGTTATTTTTGCAACTGGACGTAGTAAAGCTTGGGTCAATGGACGTCCGAGCAGCTTATCTGAACTTAAAGAATTAGGGCGTTTGCTGGTTCAACTTTATAGTCAGCACAGTCAACAGCAACTTCTTGAACCGCCTTATCCAAAGCATTGGCTAGACCGTTATAACAATTTTTATACTGAAGCGAATGATGTACGTGAAGCCTATAGCACATGGCAACGTACCATTCGTTTGCACCAAGCGGCCCTAGATGCACAAGCGACTCGTCTACAACGCATTGGTACTTTAGAACATCAAATTGAAGAGCTCGAAGAGGTTATTCAAACTGACTATAAAGAAATTGAGCAAGAGTTCGATCGCCTCAGTCATCATGAACATATCATGCAAGACTGTAGCTATAGCTTAAATGTTTTAGATGAAGCTGAGCAAAACATTACTCAAGAAATGTCTTCGATTATTCGCCGTCTAGAGTCTCACGCGGGCCGTAGCGAACAACTTTCTGAGATTTATAATTCTTTACTCAATGCTCAAAGTGAAATAGATGATGCAACGGCAAACTTGCGTCAATTTATTGATCGTCAAAGTTTTGATCCAGAGCGAATGGAAGAACTAAATTCCAAGTTGGAAGTTTTCCACCGTCTGGCACGTAAATACCGCACTCAACCAGAAACACTTAAAGAAGAATATGAAGCTTGGCAAAGTGAGCTTGAGCAATTGCATCAACTTGAAGACCCAGAAACATTGGCAGAACAAGTTGAAAAGTCGCATGAGGAGTTCTTGGAGAAAGCTCAGCATTTAGATCATATTCGTCGTGAAGCTGCTGCTCCGCTTGCGAAACAATTAACTGAACAAGTGAAGCCTTTAGCGTTACCAGAGGCACATTTCGAGTTTAAGTTTGAACCACTAGAGCAACCTACTGCTGAGGGTTTGAGTTTTATTCAACTATTATTTACTGCCAATAAGGGTATTCCGCCACAACCATTAGCACGCGTCGCTTCAGGTGGTGAACTTTCACGTATTGCACTTGTCATGCAAGTGATGAACGCTGAAAAAACCGAAGCAGAAGTGTTGGTGTTTGATGAAATTGATGTCGGGATTAGTGGTGGAACCGCAGAAGTTGTGGGACGTTTACTTGCTGATTTAGCCCAACATGTTCAACTTTTATGTATTACCCATCAGGCACAAGTTGCTGCACAATCAGATCAGCATTTATTAGTTAAAAAGCAACAAACTGATCCGGCAAGCAGTACAATTGTGGAACTAGACGAAAATCAAATCATTTTTGAGTTAGCTCGCATGTCAGGCGGTGTTGAAATTAATGAAACAACCTTGCAACACGCAAAACAATTACGCCAACTTAAATTTCAGGCTTCTTCAAATTAATAAAAAATGAGAGAAAAAGATTGGCGAAATCCGATTAACTCTTGTATGTTGATAAAAAGAACCTATATAGATAAAAGGGTCGAGAGACCCTCTAGTGACATTTTTTGAGGGAGAACCGCTTAGGTGACCAAACAATATCTGACTCACCGTTGTCTGATTGCCCCGCCAGAAATGGCAGATGACTTTTTTGCAAACACTGTAATTTATCTTGCCCGTCATGATGAAGAAGGTGCTCAAGGCATTATTATTAATCGTCCTTCCGGTATCCAAATTAAAGAATTACTCAATGATCTCGACATTGAAGCAGACAATGTAAACCCACATGCGGTTTTACAAGGTGGCCCATTACGTCCCGAAGCTGGATTTGTTCTTCATACTGGACAACCGACATGGCATTCATCTATTGCTGTAGGTGAAAATGTTTGTATTACCACCAGTAAAGATATTCTGGATGCGATTGCCCATAATGAAGGTGTCGGTCGATATCAGATTGCTTTAGGCTATGCGAGCTGGAGCAAAAATCAGTTAGAAGACGAGATTACACGTGGTGACTGGCTGATTTGTGATGCCGATATGGACCTAATTTTTAACCTGCCTTACGACGACCGTTGGGATGCAGCTTATAAAAAAATTGGTGTAGATCGTGCGTGGCTAGCTTCTGAAATCGGACACGCTTAATGACCGAGACACCATCAAAATCGATTATGGCTTTTGACTTTGGCACTCAAAAAATGGGCATGGCGATTGGCCAGTCTTCAATTGAAAGTGCCAATCCTCTCCCTCTTTTTGTGATGAAAGATGGGATTCCAAATTGGGATCAGCTCTTAAAAATCGTAAAAGAATGGCAACCTGATTTATTTTTGGTGGGTTTGCCTTTGAATATGAATGATAGCGAGTCCGAACTCTCTACACGTGCCCGCAAATTTGCAAGACGTTTACGCCATCAAACCAATATTGAAACATTCATGGTAGATGAGCGTTTAACTACACGTGAAGCACGAGAAGAACTAGGCTTCTACCAAGAGCAAGGTCGAGCCAAAAAACTCTCGGCAGATAGTTTTGCAGCAGCATTACTCATCCAGAGCTGGTATCGAAATCCGGTCGGTTTAACACCGTAATATTGAAAAGGAAGGCTAAAGCCTTCCTTTTTTATTTCTCGATAATATGCACAGTTGCCGTACGTCCAGAGACAAAAGCAAGCTGGTTTTTTGGTGTTTCATCCAATACGATTTTTACAGGCACACGCTGCGCTAAACGAACCCAACTAAACGTTGGATTTACATTAGCAAGAAGTTTAGAGCTGCTTGAGCGTTCACGGTCTTCAATACCCGATGCAATACCTTGTACATGGCCTTTAATTTTCTGACTATCACCCATTAACTGTACACTGGCCTGATCACCAACATGAATGCGGTTTAACTTCGTCTCTTCAAAATAGCCCACAACATAGAGTTGTTTACGGTCAAGTAGTGCTGCAACAGCCTGCCCAACTTGAACATAGTTACCTGGGCGCATATCAAAGTTAGATAAAGTACCATCAGCTGGGGCGATTACCGCAGCACGATGCATATTAAGCTCGGCCAAATGCAAATTGCTCGTAGCCGCCTCAATGAGAGCCTGTTGTTGTTTAACAGTTGCTTCCGCTTGTTGAATAGCAGCTTGGAGTTGCTCATGTTCAGCGTGAGATTGATCACGTGTTGCGAAAACTTGATCTTGTTCTTGTTTAGAGATGGCACCATCCATAAGATTTGAATAGCGGCTTGCGTTTTTCTCGGCTAATTTAATATTCGTTTCAGATTTAATTAGGTTCGCTTTTGCTTGTGCTAAACCAGCTTGCGCTTGGGCAAAGGCTGCATTTGCTTTTGCTAAATCAGATTTTGCCTGTTCTACATCTAAAGCTCGGCGAGAAACATCAATTTTAAAGAGCACCTGACCTTTTTTCACAGTCTGGTTATCTTGAACCAATACTTCTGTAACAAGCCCTGCAACATCCGAAGATACTTGAATAACGTCACCACGAACTCGACCGTCGCGTGTCCACGGTGCTGCATTATAGTAGTTCCACAAATGCACAATGGTATAGACCGCCACCATTAATGCGACAATCAAAATTACTGGACGGATGACTTTTTTCAAATCCACCTGATTCATTTCACTCACCTAACTCAATCTTTAATTTCGCAAACATCTCTACGCACCGACCCCAACAAAAATTTGATGTATTACCAAAAGCAGTAATAGGTAAAAACACAAATTGAAAATACTAGGTAAAGCAATCCAGCCTTTTGCAATCAACTTGTTTGTCAAAGGGCTTAACCCTCGGAAACAGATATATGCCAAGAGTGCTTGAACGAGCAAAGAAGGCACGTAAATACCATAAACATTAAACTCACCCATTTGCTGGGGCTCCTCTCAGGGTGCTGTTTTCACTCATTTGATCTGATGAAACATGACACATGCTATAAGCAATATTGTTTAGTGAAATGAGTAATCTTTGTCGCATAGTCATATCTTCAACATTTGAAGCAAGCTGTTTTAATTCAAATAACGCTTGGTAGATTTTCTCTACTAAAGCCGCTGTATCATTTCTGTCATTTTCTTTCGCTCTAAACAGTTCATCCAGATTTTGTTGCAAATCACCAATATGCTGAGTGAGTTCGGATGTTTGAGGGAACTGATTAGCTAACTCTTGCAATCGGCTTAAATCGACAATACTACTCGACTCAATCAGAGCCTGATGAATTGAAGTTTTAATCTCGTTGGACTGCACCATTTTGCTATTTAGAATCCCAATCCGATCTAGCATACTGCGTAGATGAACTTTAAAATCAAGACCATACGGTAGATAGATCGCTTGTCGCATAGCACGATAATGCAATGCTAAAATACGGCTTGCACTCGTGTCTGGTGACATGGCGCGAACAACGTCAATGACAATCAAAGACACTAAAACACCTAAGATCATGGCAAATGAACTATCAAGATAAGACACCGCATCCATGCTATAAGCATTGTGCAAGTTTAGTCCCATCATGGTATTAATACCCAACACCATACCTACTGGCATCAGCATTTGGTTGGCCATCATAGACACTGCGAATAAGAACATCGGTAATAAAACCAGTCCAAGCTCCCAGAAAGTTGTGACATGCGGGAAAATACCAAATGCATAAACGAAGACTAAAACTGCTGAAGCAATACTGCCCCAGATAAAAATACGCAAAACTGGCACGGGGTTATCTAAGGCCGTTAAAATACAGGCTGTTACTGCTCCCATTTGCGCCATCATAAATCCAGCTTTCCATCCCGACACAATCCAGACCCCAGTCACAATAAAAGTAATAAGGACTGCACTAATACCGCCTCGTATCGCCACCCCATGATCACGGTGTAAACTTGGATATTTGGTCGTCATTGGCGTAATGTTGTCAGGAATCTCTTTATTACCTTGCTGAATTCGCTGCCACAAAACTTTAACGGCTAACACATTACTAATGAAATGGCGCACATCCATTTTCATAGCTGCAACCAAAACTTGTTGATGTGTAGAAGCCGACTCCATCAAACTTGCGAAATCGCTTTCAAACTCATCAGGCAACTGCAAAATATTTTCATCAATAATTAGATCTTTTTGCTCTAAGAACTGAACTACATGAGCTGAAAGCTGCTGCAATTTTTCTGCATGAGTTTCGATAAACCGAAGTTCTTGAAGCTGCTTAATACGCTCAGATAAAGCGACTAGATTAGCCACCACCATTGAGATTTGATGAAGCATTTCTTGCAAGGGTTTGGTCATACCATGCAGCTCGCCCTTTTCATAGCTCAAATGTACTGCCAAGGCATGAATGTCTGTGGTGTCACGAGTGATGGCAGCCAGAAGCTGAGTATTGTTCTGCTGCGAATCTGTAGTTAATAAATTAGCAAACAGATTTTCTGTATCTTTTAGGGTTTTGATCACCCGCTGTTTAATTGCCGAGCCAATATGCATTGGAAGAATCGTGGCAGAAACCACGGCACTTGAAATCACACCAATCGAGATTTCTATGACCCGAGCTAAAGCAATATCAAATATATTGTATTGATCAATATAGGTAATCGCATTGAAGACGATCATGGCTGTCGAGTAACCCGCCAGCATAAAAGCATAACTACGTGGAGTACGATCGAGTAACGACACATAAAGCGCAAAACCCACCCACAACGATAACACCACGGTAAATATCCAAGGTGTATTAATTAGATGTGGCGTTAGAGTTAGGGCAATCACAGCTCCGCCAATTGTCCCTACCACTCGATAGACACATTTGGAGGACACCATTCCTGAATATGGATTGGCAATAATCAGGACCGTACCAATCGACCACATCGGGTTAATCAGATCTAATTCAAACGAAACAAATAGTGCCAACATTCCGGCAATAAATGTTTTTAAGGCAAAGATCAGATCAAGCCTACTCGGGCGGAACGCCAGTATTTGCTTTAATAACATGAACTCATCTCAAATACAGATTTGAACTGATGAGCATGCCCTTCAATATTTGATTGTCTTTCTAAAGACAACACAACTTTGCCATTTGCCTCAAAGCAAATGATATGAGGGGCATCCTTCAATACAATGATTTTTCCACATCTCGCCTGATTGGCCGAAATGATTTCAGTTTGGCGCCATTTAAACGGCCAAGCTTTGGAAAGAAGAGGTATCAAGAAATCAATCTGGAACCGACCAATTTCTCGATTAGATATTTTGTTTGGCAATTTTTTCAAAATAAAGCGATTTAGTCAACTAAAATATCTCTATTTGATAATTTGATATATTTTTTAATTATCGTATATGATGTATAAGCCAAGAGAAGTTTTCTCTTTGTCAGAGTAAAATACTCAAATCAGGCATTTATTTTAGAATTGAGACAAATCTTCTTTTTTTCTGTTATAAAAACTCAAAGATGACTCGTTGTTAAAGGATACGAACAAGACACTATGGCAATTTCAAGTTTTGGCAAAATTCTAACTGTACTGGACCTGTTTTCGGTTTCGCGTCCAATCATTAATGTCGATATTATTTGCGAAGAACTTGGCTTGTCCAAACCAACGAGTTACCGTTACCTCAAAGAGCTAGTATCAGCTGATCTATTAAAACGCATTAATGGAACCTCTGGCGATTATACCTTAGGCTCAAAAATTGCAGTTCTTGACTATATATCTAGAACAACCGACCCACTGGTTCAAATCAGCACGCCATTTATGCGAAATATTGTAGAGCGTACCGAACTGTGCTGTTTGCTTACCTATTTAAATGATGATTATTGCATTGACATACATCATGAAATATTTAAAGACACTGAACTACTTTCATATGGCCGAGGTTGCCCAAGGCCGATTTATGTTGGATCATCTCCAAAAACAATGGTTTCGCATTTAAGTAAGCAGCGCATGCAAGACTACTACCACCGTTACCAGCAAGAATTAAAACAATCAGGTTTTGCTGAAGATGAACCGAGCTTTATTCAACGTATGCGTAAAATTAAAAAACAAGGGTTCTATTTCTCACAAGGTGAGATTGACCCAAATGTTTCAGGTCTAGCTGTTCCTGTTCGATTTTCAACCAAAGAAGTACCTTTAGCTTTAACTCTAGTTGCTTCTAAAAATCGTTTTGATTTTTTAAACGTTGAAAAGCTTATCGAAATTTTGCAAGAAAATGCAGCACTTATTGAACAACGTTTTATGGAATTATCTGAAAAAGGTGAAATCTAAAACTCTACCTTATGATAATTTAAAGTTTTCTTACATTTTAAAACATTGAATATATCGCAATATTCTCATATTATGATTTTAACTCCTATTGATGATTCTTTTCATCAGCAGCTCATCAGTAGAAGCATCCCCCTCAGAGGAATAAGCTCATGCTGCCATCATGGGCTTTTTTCTTGCCCGCTTTTTAATGAAAGTTATAAAAACTTAAATTGCCGAAAAGTAAGATTAATACGTGGTTGTAAAATCTTTGTTGAGCGATTTAAACGGTGTTGCCAATATTGTTGAGTCTCACCACGCATCACAATGAGTTGGCCTGGCTGTAGCCACAATTCAACTTTCTCTTTACTTTGAATATGTCTAAAAGAAAATTTACGGGTAGCACCAAAGCTTAAAGAAGCGATTGTTGTCGTTCTTGCCAAAGATACATCCGAGTCACTGTGCCAAGCCATACCTTGAGTTCCATCTTCATAAAGATTTGCCAAACAAGAATTAAATTTTTCTGAAAGTATCTGCTCTACCTGTTGTTTTAGTTTGGCGAGTGCTTTGTCCCAAGGCAAAGAATCACGTGCGACACCCGAATATTTATATTGATAGTAGTCATCTCCATACCATGCAACTTTTCGAGCTGTAATAAAGTGCTTGCCATACAACTTAGCCTCGTCATGTTTCCATGCGAGGTGTTGGTAAAGATAATCAAAATATTGTTCAGCTTCTTCAGGGCTTAAAATACAACCATAGTCCTGAACTTCACCATCGTAGGGTAATAAATTCTCACAAGGTTCTGGAGAAAATAAATCCAAGGTCATACGGTCTCTCCGTGTTGCTTTGACATCTCCCAAGCTAACAATGCCAATTTACGCCCTTTTTGCCAATGATATTCTCCAACCATACCTGTGGCACGAATCACTCGATGGCAAGGAATTAGATATGCAATCGGATTTTGCCCAATTGCTGTAGCAACGGCTCTGACTGCTTTAGGTTTTCCAATTTGCTCTGCAATATCTTGATAAGTACGCAATTGGCCTTCTGGAATGGCGAGCAATGCTTCCCATACTTGTAGCTGAAATGGGGTTCCAGCCAAATTAAGTGGAAGTTTTTGCTGTAAGTGTTCTGAAAAATCCTGTTCAAACCACTTTGCAATTTGTTGATGCCAAATCGATGACTGATTTTTCAATTGAGCTTTCGGAAAGTACTGCTTAATGAGTTGTTCAATATTGTCATGAGTTTCGATAAATCGAATAGAACATATGCCTTTTTCACTACTGACAACCAACAACTCACCAAATGGGCTTGTCTCAACCGAATAATTAAGAATAACGCCTTCGCCTTGTTGTTTATATTCACCAGGCGTCATCCCTTCAAGCTGAATAAACAGATCGTGTAAACGTCCTGTGCCAGATAA from Acinetobacter pittii encodes the following:
- a CDS encoding methylated-DNA--[protein]-cysteine S-methyltransferase; amino-acid sequence: MQMLSSRQFAVIATVIEYLYEHLDQQPSLVDVASHMNLSPSYIQRQFQEWVGISPKKFVQYMSLQQAKYHLLQQRSLLETALNTGLSGTGRLHDLFIQLEGMTPGEYKQQGEGVILNYSVETSPFGELLVVSSEKGICSIRFIETHDNIEQLIKQYFPKAQLKNQSSIWHQQIAKWFEQDFSEHLQQKLPLNLAGTPFQLQVWEALLAIPEGQLRTYQDIAEQIGKPKAVRAVATAIGQNPIAYLIPCHRVIRATGMVGEYHWQKGRKLALLAWEMSKQHGETV